One region of Vanessa cardui chromosome 20, ilVanCard2.1, whole genome shotgun sequence genomic DNA includes:
- the LOC124538211 gene encoding UPF0692 protein CG33108, whose amino-acid sequence MCTIPPAPPPPPPPLPASSSSPPKLSDFSPTFSYSDICEWAASEPQLWEVCAKNDICLHEAPFQYKYKNFESIMQVGPTCGLVALSMLLNGEVTPEELLKITKTEGYSNNGEMFSCNDMAKLAEKAISLADIANLNCYVKTGGIFCEEIILELINGANLLVAYDADCNHSPCLRHGHTAHWALVCGIVIVKDPGNSYTANPSNVYVLCRHGKSRYLSAWTLDELDKSNNNLWEFSPKKQVDGLSYVLPEGGIGGENGLRGKFLLFKSV is encoded by the exons atgtgTACCATACCACCTGCGCCACCACCACCTCCGCCACCTCTTCCAGCCAGCTCGAGCTCACCTCCAAAACTTTCAGATTTTTCACCTACTTTTAGTTATTCTGATATTTGTGAATGGGCAGCATCTGAACCCCAGTTATGGGAAGTTTGTGctaaaaatgatatatgtttACACGAAGCCCCATTTcagtacaaatataaaaacttcgAGTCAATTATGCAAGTAGGACCGACGTGCGGATTAGTTGCTCTATCCATGTTATTAAATGGAGAAGTCACGCCTGAGGAGCTGCTAAAGATTACTAAAACGGAAGGTTACAGTAATAATGGAGAAATGTTCAGTTGTAATGATATGGCTAAGTTAGCAGAAAAGGCCATTAGCTTGGCGGATATTGCGAACCTAAACTGTTATGTAAAGACTGGTGGTATATTTTGTGAAGAAATAATACTTGAATTAATAAATGGTGCTAATTTACTGGTTGC TTATGACGCTGATTGTAATCACTCGCCATGCTTACGTCATGGTCATACTGCCCACTGGGCTCTCGTCTGTGGAATAGTTATCGTCAAAGATCCTGGCAACAGCTACACGGCCAACCCAAGTAATGTCTATGTTCTTTGTAGACATGGAAAGTCAAGATATTTATCTGCTTGGACTCTGGATGAATTAGAtaagagtaataataatttatgggaATTTTCACCCAAAAAGCAGGTAGATGGCTTATCATATGTGCTACCCGAGGGAGGGATTGGGGGGGAAAATGGATTAAGAGGcaagtttttattgtttaaaagtgTGTAA